The following proteins are encoded in a genomic region of Arcobacter suis CECT 7833:
- a CDS encoding VOC family protein, translated as MIKISHLDHLVLTVKDIDKTVDFYTKVLGMEKEIFKGTRVALKFGNQKINLHLLGSEFEPKAFNVKDGSADLCFIVNTPLNEAKNYIESLGIKIEEGIVSRTGAMGEIESIYLRDPDKNLIELSNYKSK; from the coding sequence ATGATAAAAATAAGCCATTTAGACCATTTAGTTTTAACAGTAAAAGATATAGATAAAACAGTAGATTTTTATACAAAAGTTTTAGGTATGGAAAAAGAGATTTTTAAAGGCACAAGGGTTGCTTTAAAATTTGGTAATCAAAAGATTAATTTACATTTATTAGGAAGCGAATTTGAGCCAAAAGCGTTTAATGTTAAAGATGGCAGTGCTGATTTGTGTTTTATTGTAAATACGCCTTTAAATGAAGCTAAAAACTATATAGAATCTTTAGGTATAAAAATTGAAGAAGGAATCGTAAGTAGAACAGGAGCTATGGGAGAAATAGAATCTATTTATTTACGAGACCCTGATAAAAATCTCATAGAGTTATCAAACTATAAAAGCAAGTAA
- a CDS encoding RluA family pseudouridine synthase — translation MPFTLKKHKAIIGKKIQIFLIHELGLDPKIGQRLTSKGRIFDENMNTINTGETIPTDYIYIAVFEGISRGLKPLIEFNDFAIFDKPTNLMVHPISKNTPYSLLDEIRFHFGEDANLIHRIDAETSGLVIVGKNKKSEIALKEMFQEKKYHKSYLAIAQGEIKEEIRIDKGLDREGLAIGVRMKVCDDGKESVTIIKPLKYNKEKDLTLIEALPLTGRQHQIRVHLYSIGHTILGDPIYGIDDENAENYLNKTLSLEDRFTVTKSNRLWLHANYLEFTFKDVTYKIFSKNKDLYNEFLN, via the coding sequence TTGCCATTTACACTCAAAAAACATAAAGCAATTATAGGTAAAAAAATACAAATTTTTTTAATTCATGAATTAGGTTTAGACCCTAAAATAGGTCAAAGGCTAACATCAAAAGGAAGAATCTTTGATGAAAATATGAATACTATAAACACAGGTGAAACTATTCCAACAGATTATATATATATCGCTGTTTTTGAGGGTATTTCAAGAGGTTTAAAACCTTTAATTGAGTTTAACGATTTTGCAATATTTGATAAACCAACAAATTTAATGGTTCATCCAATTTCAAAAAACACTCCGTATTCTTTACTTGATGAAATTAGATTTCATTTTGGAGAAGATGCAAATTTAATACATAGAATTGATGCTGAAACTTCTGGGTTAGTAATTGTGGGAAAAAATAAAAAAAGTGAAATAGCTTTAAAAGAGATGTTTCAAGAAAAAAAATATCATAAATCATATCTAGCAATTGCTCAAGGTGAAATAAAAGAAGAAATCCGAATAGATAAAGGTTTAGATAGAGAAGGTCTTGCAATTGGTGTTAGAATGAAAGTATGTGATGATGGAAAAGAATCCGTAACTATTATAAAACCTCTAAAATATAATAAAGAAAAAGATTTAACACTTATTGAAGCTTTACCATTAACTGGTAGACAACATCAAATAAGAGTTCACTTATATTCTATTGGACATACAATTTTAGGTGATCCAATTTATGGAATTGATGATGAAAATGCTGAAAACTACCTAAATAAAACTTTAAGTCTAGAAGATAGATTTACAGTTACAAAATCAAATAGATTATGGCTTCATGCAAATTATTTAGAATTTACTTTTAAAGATGTGACTTACAAAATCTTCTCTAAAAATAAAGATCTTTACAATGAATTTTTAAATTAA
- a CDS encoding CCE_0567 family metalloprotein: MELTSDQKELKKELAKYKRKVVELAGEVHDIVEDTIWTDYVRLPKLSEDIKNAMKEVIEFQEQHPYLK, translated from the coding sequence ATGGAATTAACATCTGATCAAAAAGAGTTAAAAAAAGAGTTGGCTAAATATAAAAGAAAAGTTGTTGAGTTAGCTGGTGAAGTTCATGACATCGTTGAAGATACTATCTGGACTGATTATGTAAGATTACCAAAATTAAGCGAAGATATAAAAAATGCAATGAAAGAAGTTATTGAGTTTCAAGAACAACATCCCTACTTAAAGTAG
- a CDS encoding leucine-rich repeat domain-containing protein, translating to MSYDIEHFVKWIRANDLTPILSVHSDDLELLTHLDLSKRNLKDLPESIGILKNLSVLKLSNNKIRKLPKAIGELKNLRNLQCENNLIEELPSSIGNLANLMILNLNVNRLKSLPKGFYDLKSLTRLTLAANRIEHLDDDFKKLSKLLYLSLETNELEDIPDIFGQMQQLYYLDLSFNHLTTLPSSLSKIKELETLILEGNSLKKLPSLESHDMLIKLDLSGNDLKSLDFDVSKLEDLKILILDNNSLKKLPNEICDLKNLTILSVSSNELEELPELIGNLENLQELDVEDNELNSIPDTINNLVNLKNLFIDNNKGLKKPQSLELDFCDVK from the coding sequence ATGAGTTATGATATCGAACACTTTGTCAAATGGATTAGAGCAAACGATTTAACACCTATACTTTCTGTTCATAGTGATGATTTAGAATTATTAACTCACTTGGATTTATCAAAAAGAAATTTAAAAGATTTACCTGAATCTATAGGAATTTTGAAAAATTTAAGTGTACTAAAATTATCAAATAACAAAATTAGAAAACTTCCAAAAGCAATTGGTGAATTAAAAAATTTAAGAAACCTACAATGTGAGAATAACTTAATTGAAGAGTTACCTTCAAGTATTGGTAATCTTGCAAACCTTATGATATTAAATCTCAATGTAAATAGATTAAAATCTTTACCAAAAGGCTTTTACGACCTTAAATCACTTACAAGACTTACTCTTGCAGCAAATAGAATTGAACATTTAGACGATGATTTTAAAAAATTATCAAAACTTTTGTATCTCTCTTTAGAAACAAATGAATTAGAAGATATTCCTGATATATTTGGGCAAATGCAACAATTATATTATTTAGATTTATCATTTAATCATTTAACTACTTTACCCTCTTCTTTGTCAAAAATAAAAGAGTTAGAAACTCTTATTCTAGAAGGTAATAGTTTGAAAAAATTACCATCTTTAGAATCTCACGATATGCTTATAAAACTTGATTTGAGTGGAAATGATTTAAAGTCTTTAGATTTTGATGTTAGTAAACTTGAAGATTTAAAAATATTGATTTTGGATAATAATTCTTTGAAAAAATTACCAAATGAAATTTGTGACTTAAAGAATTTGACAATTTTATCGGTTAGTTCAAATGAATTAGAAGAGTTGCCAGAGTTAATTGGGAATTTAGAAAATCTACAAGAATTAGATGTTGAAGATAATGAATTAAACTCTATTCCTGATACAATTAATAACTTAGTTAATTTAAAAAATCTTTTTATTGACAACAATAAAGGATTAAAAAAACCACAGTCATTAGAACTAGACTTTTGTGATGTAAAATAG
- the nifV gene encoding homocitrate synthase, whose product MPIINDTTLRDGEQTPYVAFNTKEKLQIARLLYEAGADELEVGIPAMGKKEQDDLKEILALNLPIQIMSWNRATMGDLEASLKCGLKAVDLSIPVSDILIDIKFGGDKVRLLKQLEEVILQAKKENLFVCIGGEDSSRANNSFLKEIMTLGKELGANRFRYCDTVGILTPYKTYENIKDLSSSNLLDIEMHTHNDFGMATANAVAGYEAGAVSSNTTVIGIGERAGNACFEQVLMSLRLLGKEVHINSKALKALIKTVSNASNRRIDTNLPIIGKNIFSHESGIHVNGMMKSNQAYEPFTPDEVGLKRTFPIGKHSGSSTLIYHLKMVGIDPNINIVQKILPKVREIVTNRKKVLSANELKELYLCSLDI is encoded by the coding sequence ATGCCAATTATTAATGACACTACTTTAAGAGATGGTGAACAAACACCATACGTAGCTTTCAATACTAAAGAGAAGTTACAAATAGCAAGGCTTTTATATGAAGCAGGTGCTGATGAACTAGAAGTAGGAATTCCAGCAATGGGAAAAAAAGAACAAGATGATTTAAAAGAGATTCTTGCACTTAATTTACCTATTCAAATCATGAGCTGGAATAGAGCTACGATGGGCGATTTAGAAGCCTCTTTAAAGTGTGGATTAAAAGCAGTTGATTTATCTATACCTGTTTCAGATATTTTGATTGATATTAAATTTGGTGGAGATAAAGTAAGACTACTAAAACAGCTTGAAGAAGTAATTTTACAAGCCAAAAAAGAAAATTTATTTGTTTGTATCGGTGGAGAAGATTCAAGTCGCGCGAATAACTCTTTTTTAAAAGAGATTATGACATTAGGAAAAGAACTGGGTGCAAATAGATTTAGATATTGTGACACGGTGGGTATTTTAACGCCCTATAAAACTTATGAAAATATCAAAGATTTAAGTTCTTCAAATCTTTTAGATATTGAAATGCACACTCACAATGATTTTGGAATGGCAACTGCAAATGCAGTTGCTGGTTATGAAGCAGGAGCTGTAAGTTCTAATACAACTGTTATTGGAATTGGTGAGAGAGCTGGAAATGCCTGTTTTGAGCAAGTATTAATGTCTTTGAGATTACTTGGAAAAGAAGTTCATATAAATTCAAAAGCTCTAAAAGCTCTTATAAAAACTGTAAGTAATGCTTCAAACAGAAGAATAGATACAAATTTACCAATTATTGGTAAAAACATATTTTCACATGAATCTGGTATTCATGTAAATGGAATGATGAAATCAAACCAAGCTTATGAGCCTTTTACACCTGATGAAGTTGGTTTAAAACGAACTTTTCCTATTGGAAAACATTCTGGAAGTTCTACATTGATTTATCATTTAAAAATGGTTGGAATAGATCCAAATATAAATATCGTACAAAAAATTCTTCCAAAAGTTCGAGAAATAGTAACTAATAGGAAAAAAGTTTTAAGTGCAAATGAATTAAAAGAGTTATACCTATGTTCATTGGATATCTAA
- a CDS encoding ribonucleotide-diphosphate reductase subunit beta, which produces MERKTSYNPDSKESLNDRRVFGGNSDGMINFTKMKYQWALNLWDTMEANTWFPREVQMTGDAKDYKFLTEPEKRMYDLVLSQLIFMDSLQTNNLMDNINPYITAPEINACLARQSYEEANHSKSYAVMVESISDNTDQIYDMWKNDTKLREKNNYIAAVYKNLSGEITDQGIVLALFANQILEGLYFYAGFAAMYALGKSGKMLGSSQMIRFIQRDEVTHLLLFQNMINSVRKERPELFTAELEEIVRGMFRKAVELESAWGSYITQGQILGFTDGIIKQYIQYLADKRLDAVGYKPEYGVKHPIPWVDGYASFNDQRTNFFEGNVVNYSKGSIDFDDF; this is translated from the coding sequence ATGGAAAGAAAAACTAGTTATAACCCTGATTCTAAAGAGAGTTTAAATGATAGAAGAGTTTTTGGTGGAAATAGCGATGGTATGATTAATTTCACAAAAATGAAATATCAGTGGGCATTAAATCTTTGGGATACAATGGAAGCTAATACTTGGTTTCCAAGAGAAGTTCAAATGACAGGTGATGCAAAAGATTATAAATTTTTGACTGAACCTGAAAAAAGAATGTATGATTTAGTTTTATCTCAACTTATTTTTATGGATTCTTTACAAACAAATAATCTAATGGATAATATAAATCCATATATCACAGCTCCTGAAATAAATGCTTGTTTAGCAAGACAATCTTATGAAGAAGCAAATCATAGTAAATCTTATGCAGTTATGGTTGAATCTATTTCTGATAATACAGACCAAATCTATGATATGTGGAAAAATGATACTAAACTAAGAGAAAAAAACAACTATATTGCAGCTGTTTATAAAAACCTTTCAGGTGAAATTACAGATCAAGGAATTGTTTTAGCACTTTTCGCAAATCAGATTTTAGAGGGATTATATTTTTATGCAGGATTTGCAGCTATGTATGCCCTTGGAAAATCAGGAAAAATGCTAGGAAGTTCACAAATGATTAGATTCATCCAAAGAGATGAAGTAACTCACCTTTTACTTTTCCAAAACATGATTAATTCAGTTAGAAAAGAAAGACCAGAACTTTTCACTGCTGAACTTGAAGAGATTGTAAGAGGAATGTTCAGAAAAGCAGTAGAACTAGAATCAGCTTGGGGTTCATATATCACTCAAGGACAAATCCTAGGTTTCACAGATGGAATTATCAAACAATATATTCAATACCTAGCGGATAAAAGATTAGATGCAGTTGGATATAAACCAGAATATGGAGTGAAACACCCTATTCCATGGGTTGATGGATATGCGAGTTTCAACGACCAAAGAACTAATTTCTTTGAAGGAAATGTTGTAAATTATTCAAAAGGTTCTATTGATTTTGATGATTTTTAG
- a CDS encoding ribonucleoside-diphosphate reductase subunit alpha, with protein sequence MGIMIKKRNGRKEVLDITKIQKMTIESTFDLEGVSQSELELDAQIKFVDGMSSSDIQDALIKTAVEKIDIDVPNWTFVAARLFVFDLYHRVGKATHGIKGEPYCHLKDYLKYGKDAGRLIPNLGEGYDLDDLNNYIDSSRDFLFNYLGIKTLYDRYLIKNNKGEPIELPQHMFMAIAMFLAQDEVNKQQCAKEFYDVVSKFEVMLATPTLSNARTNRHQLSSCYIGSSPDNIEGIFDGYKEMALLSKFGGGIGWDWNQIRALGGVIDDHKSAAGGTVPFLKITNDIAIAVDQLGTRKGAIAVYMEPWHMDIVDFVDLKKNSGEERRRAHDLFPALWITDLFMERVLEDSHWTLFDPYEVKDLSELYGDEFKKRYTEYENDESITKNIMKAKDLWKKVLTSYFEVGSPFLCFKDTANRANPNSHVGHIRSSNLCTEIFQNTNPNHYKIKLEFVDGTISTFEEEDLIVVDGGITKKANKVSALDSINGKKVFIVEKERIDGDTAVCNLASVNLSRINTKEDIERVVPIAVRMLDNVIDLNFYPLRKVKATNLKSRSIGLGVMGEAEMLADYKLVWGSNEHFKKIDQIMEAISYNVIKSSSDLATQKGIYPTFAGSKWSQGIMPHDHAPQAVNALVDKDLFDASYDWDVLREKVKKDGMRNGYLMAVAPTSSISILVGTTQAIEPVYKRKWFEENLSGLIPVVVPKLSPETWNYYTPAFEIDQLQVIKAAAIRQKWIDQGQSTNIFMSLDKASGKHLHEIYTLAWKLGLKSTYYLRSQSPEAKNDVEDRSMECSGCQ encoded by the coding sequence ATGGGAATTATGATAAAAAAAAGAAATGGTCGGAAAGAAGTTTTAGATATTACTAAAATCCAAAAAATGACTATAGAGTCAACTTTTGATTTAGAAGGTGTTTCTCAAAGTGAACTAGAACTTGATGCACAAATAAAATTTGTTGATGGGATGAGTTCATCTGATATTCAAGATGCACTTATTAAAACAGCAGTAGAAAAGATTGATATTGATGTTCCAAATTGGACATTTGTTGCTGCTCGTCTTTTTGTTTTTGATTTATACCACAGAGTTGGAAAAGCAACTCATGGAATCAAAGGTGAGCCATATTGTCATTTAAAAGATTATTTAAAATATGGAAAAGATGCAGGAAGATTAATTCCTAATCTTGGAGAAGGTTACGATTTAGATGATTTGAATAATTATATAGATTCTTCAAGAGATTTTTTATTCAACTATTTAGGAATTAAAACTTTATATGATAGATATTTAATCAAAAATAACAAAGGTGAACCAATCGAATTACCACAGCATATGTTTATGGCAATTGCGATGTTCTTAGCTCAAGACGAAGTTAATAAACAACAGTGTGCAAAAGAGTTTTATGATGTAGTTTCTAAATTTGAAGTTATGTTAGCAACTCCAACTTTATCAAATGCAAGAACAAATAGACACCAATTATCTTCTTGTTATATTGGAAGTTCTCCTGATAATATCGAGGGAATTTTTGATGGTTATAAAGAAATGGCGTTATTGTCAAAATTTGGTGGTGGAATTGGTTGGGATTGGAACCAAATCAGAGCTTTAGGTGGTGTTATTGATGACCATAAAAGTGCTGCTGGTGGAACAGTTCCATTTTTAAAAATCACAAATGATATTGCTATTGCTGTTGATCAATTAGGTACAAGAAAAGGTGCAATTGCTGTTTATATGGAACCTTGGCATATGGATATTGTTGATTTTGTAGATTTAAAGAAAAACTCTGGAGAAGAAAGAAGAAGAGCTCACGATTTATTCCCAGCTTTATGGATAACTGACTTATTTATGGAAAGAGTTTTAGAAGATTCACATTGGACTTTATTTGACCCTTATGAAGTAAAAGATTTATCTGAACTTTATGGTGATGAGTTCAAAAAAAGATATACAGAATATGAGAATGATGAATCAATCACAAAAAACATAATGAAAGCAAAAGATTTATGGAAAAAAGTTTTAACTTCATATTTTGAAGTTGGAAGTCCTTTTTTATGTTTCAAAGATACAGCAAATAGAGCAAATCCAAACTCACATGTTGGACATATTAGAAGTTCAAACCTTTGTACAGAGATTTTCCAAAATACAAATCCAAACCACTACAAAATCAAACTTGAATTTGTAGATGGAACAATTTCTACTTTTGAAGAAGAAGATTTAATTGTTGTTGATGGTGGAATCACTAAAAAAGCAAATAAAGTTTCTGCACTTGATAGTATAAATGGTAAAAAAGTATTCATAGTTGAAAAAGAAAGAATTGATGGAGATACAGCTGTTTGTAACTTAGCATCTGTAAATCTTTCAAGAATTAATACAAAAGAAGATATTGAAAGAGTTGTTCCAATAGCTGTTAGAATGCTTGATAATGTTATTGATTTAAACTTTTATCCATTAAGAAAAGTAAAAGCTACAAACTTAAAATCAAGAAGTATTGGTCTTGGTGTTATGGGTGAAGCCGAAATGTTAGCTGATTATAAACTTGTTTGGGGTTCAAATGAACACTTCAAAAAAATTGACCAAATCATGGAAGCAATTTCATATAATGTTATTAAATCAAGTTCAGATTTAGCAACACAAAAAGGTATCTATCCAACTTTTGCAGGTTCAAAATGGTCACAAGGAATTATGCCACATGACCACGCTCCTCAAGCTGTAAATGCTCTTGTTGATAAAGATTTATTCGATGCTTCTTATGATTGGGATGTTTTAAGAGAAAAAGTAAAAAAAGATGGAATGAGAAATGGTTACTTAATGGCAGTAGCTCCTACTTCATCTATTTCAATTCTTGTAGGAACTACTCAAGCAATAGAGCCAGTTTATAAAAGAAAATGGTTTGAAGAAAACTTATCTGGATTAATTCCAGTGGTTGTTCCAAAACTAAGTCCTGAAACTTGGAATTATTACACACCTGCATTTGAAATTGACCAATTACAAGTTATTAAAGCAGCTGCAATTAGACAAAAATGGATAGACCAAGGTCAATCTACAAATATTTTTATGAGCTTAGATAAAGCAAGTGGAAAACATCTACATGAAATCTATACATTAGCTTGGAAATTAGGGCTTAAATCAACATATTATTTAAGAAGCCAATCACCTGAAGCAAAAAATGATGTAGAAGATAGAAGTATGGAGTGTAGTGGTTGTCAATAA
- the purB gene encoding adenylosuccinate lyase: protein MVERYARVEMSSKWTQEARYAAWLEVEKAAVKAWNKLGLIPDEDCEKIVKNATFSVERIEEIEAITKHDLIAFNTSVSESLGEESRWFHYGMTSSDAVDTGVAIQMRDSLKIIIDDVKMLMESIEKRAQEHKFTLMVGRSHGIHGEPITFGLTLAVWYDEVARHLLNLEQTMEVIAVGQISGAMGNFAHAPLELEEYAMAELGLKPEPCSNQVIHRDRYARLATALALLASSVEKFAVQVRHLQRTEVYECEEYFAVGQKGSSAMPHKRNPILTENITGLARMIRSYAIPAMENVALWHERDISHSSTERFWLPDAFITTDFMLHRMNSVIANLTVMPENMMKNLNLTGGLVFSQRVLLELPLQGVSREDAYRIIQRNAMKVWEEIQQGKSTTNEKCESLYLQYLLADEELRNSLSEEQIRECFNFEYYTKNVDKIFNRVFKK from the coding sequence ATGGTAGAAAGATACGCAAGAGTTGAAATGAGTTCTAAATGGACACAAGAAGCAAGATATGCAGCATGGCTTGAAGTTGAAAAAGCAGCTGTAAAAGCTTGGAATAAACTAGGACTCATTCCAGATGAAGATTGTGAAAAGATAGTAAAAAACGCTACTTTTTCAGTTGAAAGAATTGAAGAAATCGAAGCTATCACAAAACACGATTTAATTGCATTTAACACAAGTGTATCTGAATCTTTAGGTGAAGAATCAAGATGGTTCCACTATGGAATGACTTCATCAGATGCTGTTGATACAGGTGTTGCAATTCAAATGAGAGATTCTTTAAAAATAATTATTGATGATGTAAAAATGTTAATGGAATCTATTGAAAAAAGAGCTCAAGAGCATAAATTTACTTTAATGGTAGGAAGAAGCCATGGAATTCATGGTGAGCCAATAACTTTTGGTTTAACATTAGCTGTTTGGTATGATGAAGTTGCACGACATCTTTTAAATCTTGAACAAACAATGGAAGTTATTGCTGTTGGACAAATCTCAGGAGCAATGGGTAACTTTGCCCACGCACCACTTGAGCTTGAAGAATATGCAATGGCAGAGCTTGGACTTAAACCAGAGCCTTGTTCAAACCAAGTAATTCATAGAGACAGATATGCAAGACTTGCAACTGCTTTAGCACTACTTGCATCTAGCGTTGAAAAATTTGCTGTTCAAGTAAGACACTTACAAAGAACAGAAGTTTATGAATGTGAAGAATATTTTGCAGTTGGTCAAAAAGGTTCTTCTGCAATGCCACACAAAAGAAATCCAATTTTAACTGAAAATATCACAGGACTTGCTAGAATGATTAGATCATATGCAATTCCAGCTATGGAAAATGTTGCTTTATGGCATGAAAGAGACATTTCTCACTCTTCGACTGAAAGATTTTGGTTACCAGATGCATTTATCACAACAGATTTTATGTTACATAGAATGAACAGTGTAATTGCAAACTTAACTGTAATGCCTGAAAATATGATGAAAAATTTAAACTTAACAGGTGGATTAGTATTTTCACAAAGAGTTTTATTAGAACTACCACTACAAGGTGTAAGTAGAGAAGACGCATATAGAATTATCCAAAGAAATGCTATGAAAGTTTGGGAAGAGATACAACAAGGAAAATCAACTACAAATGAAAAATGTGAATCTTTATATCTTCAATATCTGTTAGCAGATGAAGAATTAAGAAATTCATTAAGTGAAGAGCAAATAAGAGAGTGCTTTAATTTTGAATACTATACAAAAAATGTGGATAAAATTTTCAACAGAGTATTCAAAAAATAA
- a CDS encoding nitrogen fixation protein NifQ: protein MSNLVYMGMESEILKLLQTHANDEHAKNELAPWIAKTSLQMGHLYSDLGLESRKEMGEFMCKNFTSLAKLKPEDKRWKKYLYDCIGKTAPACAACEDISNCFNCSLNQ from the coding sequence ATGAGTAATTTAGTATATATGGGAATGGAAAGTGAAATTTTAAAACTACTTCAAACCCACGCAAATGATGAACATGCAAAAAATGAACTTGCACCTTGGATTGCTAAAACTTCATTACAAATGGGACATTTATATTCAGATTTAGGTTTAGAAAGCAGAAAAGAAATGGGAGAATTTATGTGTAAAAATTTCACCTCATTGGCAAAATTAAAACCAGAAGATAAAAGATGGAAAAAATATTTATACGATTGTATTGGTAAAACAGCACCTGCTTGTGCTGCTTGTGAAGATATAAGTAATTGTTTTAACTGTTCGTTAAATCAATAA